TTTTGGCCTGATGATGATCGTCGTTATTCCTGCCATCCTGATGGCTATTGGTTTTGCCTTTAAGTATCGGGCAACGAACAAGGACGCTAAGTATAGTCCCAACTGGTCCCACTCTAACAAAGTGGAAGCGGTCGTCTGGACGGTACCTATCCTTATCATTCTGTTCCTTGCGATTCTGACCTGGAAAACCACCCATAGCCTCGACCCATATAAACCGCTGGCCTCTGACCAGAAGCCAATGACCATCGAAGTCGTGTCGATGGACTGGAAATGGTTCTTTATCTACCCAGAGCAGGGCATCGCGACGGTAAATGAAGTGGCCTTCCCGGAAAATACTCCGGTCGAGTTCAAAATCACCTCTAACTCGGTTATGAACTCTTTCTTCATCCCGCGCCTGGGCAGCCAGATTTACGCCATGGCGGGCATGCAGACCAAAGTTCACCTGATTGCTAACGAAGCAGGTACTTATGACGGTATCTCTTCAAGCTATAGCGGCCCTGGCTTCTCCGGTATGAAATTTAAAGCCATCGCCACTCCGGATCAGGCCACCTTCGATCAGTGGGTAGCCAAAGTTAAGCAGTCTCCATCCACTATTGATGATATGGCCGCTTACGAGAAGCTGGCAGCGCCGAGTGAAAACAACAGCGTTCAATACTTCTCCAGCGTGAAGCCGGATCTGTTTAAAGACGTGGTCGGTAAATTCATGTCACACGGCTCGCACATGGGCATGCCAACTCCTGAAGGTGAGCATAACGCTCATGAAGGGATGGAAGGCATGACAATGAGCAATACCGAAACCTCTCATATGGGCGCCGAGGAATAATACGATGTTGGGAAAACTTACACTGGATGCCGTTCCGTTCCATGAACCCATTGTCATGGTTACGATTGCGGCCATCGTTGTTGGGGGACTGGCGCTAGTCGCGGCCATCACCTACTTCGGTAAATGGAGCTATTTGTGGAAAGAGTGGATTACCTCTGTTGACCATAAACGCCTGGGGATTATGTATATCCTCGTGGCGCTGGTTATGCTTATTCGCGGCTTTGCCGATGCAATTATGATGCGTAGCCAGCAGGTGCTGGCCTCCGCCGGGGAAGCAGGTTTCCTGCCGCCTCATCACTACGATCAGATCTTTACCGCCCACGGCGTAATTATGATCTTCTTCGTGGCAATGCCGTTCGTTATCGGCCTGATGAACCTGGTGGTTCCGCTGCAAATCGGCGCCCGCGACGTTGCCTTCCCATTCCTGAACAACCTGAGCTTCTGGTTCACGGTAGTTGGCGTCATTCTGGTTAACCTGTCGCTGGGTGTTGGTGAGTTCGGCCAGACCGGCTGGCTGGCGTATCCGCCGCTATCGGGAATAGAGTACAGTCCATCGGTCGGGGTCGATTACTGGATATGGAGTCTCCAGCTATCGGGTATCGGGACAACGCTTACCGGGATTAACTTCTTCGTTACTATCCTGAATATGCGCGCACCTGGCATGACGATGTTCAAAATGCCGGTATTCACCTGGGCCTCTCTGTGCGCTAACGTACTGATTATCGCCTCGTTCCCAATTCTGACTGTGACTATCGCCCTGCTGACGCTGGACCGTTATCTGGGCACCCATTTCTTCACTAACGAAATGGGCGGCAACATGATGATGTACATCAACCTGATTTGGGCCTGGGGCCATCCGGAAGTGTACATTCTGATTCTGCCGGTGTTCGGGGTGTTCTCTGAGATTGCCGCGACTTTCTCCAGAAAACGTCTGTTTGGTTATACCTCGCTGGTATGGGCAACCGTCTGTATCACCGTGCTGTCGTTTATTGTTTGGCTGCACCACTTCTTCACCATGGGCTCCGGCGCGAACGTTAACGCCTTCTTTGGTATCACCACGATGATTATCGCCATCCCTACCGGGGTGAAGATCTTCAACTGGCTGTTCACCATGTATCAGGGCCGTATCGTGCTCAACTCTGCCATGCTGTGGACGGTAGGCTTTATCGTTACCTTCACCGTGGGCGGGATGACCGGGGTTCTGCTGGCAGTCCCAGGCGCCAACTTCGTTCTGCATAACAGTCTGTTCCTGATTGCCCACTTCCATAACGTTATTATCGGCGGCGTAGTCTTCGGATGCTTCGCAGGTATGACCTACTGGTGGCCAAAAGCGTTCGGCTTCACCCTGAATGAAAAATGGGGCGTGCGCGCATTCTGGTTCTGGATTATCGGCTTCTTCGTTGCCTTTATGCCGCTGTACGTTCTGGGCTTCATGGGTATGACCCGTCGTCTGAGCCAGAACATCGACCCGCAGTTCCACCCGTTGCTGGTAGTTGCAGCCTGTGGTGCCGCGCTGATTGCGCTGGGCGTATTGAGCCAGGTTATCCAGATTTATGTGTCTATCCGCGACCGCGAACAGAACCGCGATTTGACCGGCGACCCGTGGGGCGGCCGTACTCTGGAGTGGGCGACATCTTCTCCTCCGCCGTTCTATAACTTCGCTATCGTCCCGCAGGTTCACGAGCGTGATGCGTTCTGGGAACTGAAAGAACAAGGCGTGGCTTATAAGAAACCTGAGCATTATGAAGAGATTCATATGCCGAAAAACAGCGGTGCTGGCGTCGTTATCGCAGCGTTTGCCACCGTGTTTGGTTTCGCCATGATCTGGCATATCTGGTGGCTGGCTATCGCAAGCTTCCTGGGGATTGTTATCACCTGGATTGTGAAGAGCTTCGATGATGACGTGGACTACTACGTACCGGTTGCTCAGGTAGAAGCGCTGGAAAATCAGCATTTCGACGAGATCAACAAAGCAGGGCTTAAATAATGGCTACCGATACTCTTAATCACGCGAACGCCCATGCGCACGATCATGGGCACCACGATGCAGGCACCAATAAGATTTTTGGTTTCTGGATCTACCTGATGAGCGACTGCATCCTGTTCGCCAGCCTGTTTGCCACCTATGTCGTCCTTTCGGGCGGCACGGCTGGTGGGCCGACCGGCAAGGATATTTTCGAACTGCCGTTCGTTCTGGTTGAAACATTCCTGCTGTTATTAAGCTCCATCACCTACGGCATGGCGGTTATCGCCATGCATAAAGACAATGGCAGCAAAGTTATCTCCTGGCTGGCCCTGACCTTCCTGTTCGGTGCAGGGTTCGTCGCGATGGAGATTTATGAATTCCATCATCTGATTGTTGAAGGCTACGGCCCGCAGCGCAGTGGCTTCCTGTCCGGCTTCTTCGGCCTGGTAGGCACCCACGGTCTGCACGTGACCTGTGGTCTTATCTGGATGGCAGTGATGATGATTCAGGTCTCCCGTCGTGGGCTGACCAGCACTAACCGCACCCGTCTGATGTGCCTGAGCCTGTTCTGGCACTTCCTGGACGTGGTTTGGATCTGTGTATTCTCTGTTGTTTATCTCATGGGGGCGATGTAATGAGTCATGCAACCGATAGCAGCGGTGCAAGCCACGGCAGCGTAAAGACTTATATGACGGGTTTTATCCTGTCTATCATCCTGACGGTTATTCCATTCTGGATGGTAATGAACGGTACGGCTTCACACGGCACTCTTATTACCGTGATTGTCGCCACCGCCGTGATTCAGATTCTGGTGCATTTAGTGTGCTTCCTGCACATGAACACCTCGTCTGAAGAGCGCTGGAACCTGGTCGCCTTTATCTTTACCGTGCTAATTATCGCCATTGTGGTAGTCGGCTCGATTTGGATTATGTGGAACCTGAACCAGAACATGATGCTGGACTAAGAGCGGCGAAAATGATTAAGCAATACCTGCAAGTAACGAAACCAGGAATTATTTTCGGGAATCTAATTTCTGTTATCGGGGGGTTCCTTCTGGCCTCAAAGGGTCAGATTGACTATCCCCTCTTCCTCTACACCCTGGCAGGTGTATCGCTTGTGGTGGCGTCGGGTTGTGTCTACAACAACGTCATTGACCGCGATATTGACCGCAAAATGGAGAGGACGAAGAACCGGGTTCTGGTACGGGGCCTGATTTCACCGAACGTAACGCTTGTGTACGCCACTGGATTGGGTATTGCTGGCTTTTTAACGCTTTGGTTTGGCGCTAACCCTCTGGCCATGTGGCTGGGGGTTATGGGCTTCGTGGTTTATGTAGGGGTTTATAGCCTCTACATGAAGCGTAAATCTGTTTACGGGACGCTTATCGGCAGCCTGTCGGGCGCTGCACCGCCGGTTATCGGTTATTGTGCAGTGACCGGTGAGTTTGATACCGGGGCGCTGATTCTGCTGGCTATTTTTAGCCTGTGGCAGATGCCCCACTCATACGCTATCGCCATCTTCCGCTTTAAGGATTATCAGGCTGCTAATATTCCAGTATTGCCGGTAGTGAAAGGTATTTCGGTCGCCAAAAACCATATCACGCTCTATATCATCGCGTTTATGGTCGCAACCCTGATGCTTTCGCTGGGTGGTTATGCTGGCTATAAATACCTGGTCGTTGCGGCGGCGGTAAGCGTCTGGTGGTTAGGAATGGCGCTCTCGGGTTATAAAACCGAGAACGATAAAGTCTGGGCCCGTAAACTGTTTGTCTTCTCGATCGTGGCAATTACATCACTGAGCGTTATGATGTCAGTCGATTTTATGGTGCCCGATTCGCAAAACCTGATGGCTTATGTCTGGTAAATGACTGACCAACTGGAAAAAAGGGTGCTTAGGCACCCTTTTTTTATGCGTCAGAAAAGTTAGCCGTCTTTGTAATATTTGTTAAACAACCAGTGATTTACCCTCCGCCAGCGCACCACTACACTATGCCGGTTTTGTACACAGAGGTAGCAATGAACGATAACAGAATGACACCCACGGAGCGTCGTGCTACCTGGGGGCTGGGAACCGTTTTCTCACTGCGGATGCTCGGCATGTTCATGGTGCTGCCGGTGCTCACCACTTATGGAATGGCCCTTCAGGGAGCCAGTGAATCGCTAATTGGTCTGGCGATTGGTATCTATGGGCTGGCCCAGGCAGTATTTCAAATTCCCTTTGGATTGCTGTCCGACCGTATTGGCCGGAAGCCGCTTATTGTCGGCGGGCTGATGGTTTTCGTATTAGGTAGCGTAGTCGCAGCGCTTAGCGACTCTATCTGGGGAATTATTCTCGGGCGCGCGCTGCAAGGCTCTGGTGCCATCGCCGCTGCCGTCATGGCCCTGCTTTCCGACTTAACACGGGAACAGAACCGAACCAAAGCGATGGCCTTTATTGGCGTCAGCTTCGGCGTCACCTTCGCCATTGCCATGGTGCTGGGGCCTATTATTACCCACAGCCTTGGGCTGCACGCGCTGTTCTGGATGATTGCGCTGCTGGCAAGCCTTGGGATCCTGATAACGTTATGGGTGGTACCAGATAGCCGTAATCATGTACTCAACCGCGAGTCGGGCATGGTTAAAGGCTGCTTCACGCAAGTGCTGGCCAATCCTAAGCTACTGCGCCTGAATTTCGGCATCATGGCGCTGCATATTATGCTGATGTCGACCTTCGTCGCCCTGCCCGGCGAACTGGAGCAGGCGGGGCTGCCTGCGGCTCAGCACTGGAAGGTCTATCTGGCAACGATGCTCATCTCTTTCGTTGCTATCCTGCCATTCATTATTTACGCCGAAGCTAAACGCAAAATGAAACGCGTTTTCGTGGGTTGCGTTGGCCTGCTGGTCGTCGCTGAAATAGTGCTTTGGGGGGCCGGCCCGCATTTCTGGGAACTGGTTTTAGGCGCTCAGTTATTCTTCCTGGCATTTAATTTGATGGAAGCGCTGCTGCCTTCATTAATCAGTAAAGAGTCGCCAGCCGGTTTTAAAGGCACCGCAATGGGCATCTACTCTACCAGCCAATTTTTAGGGGTCGCTATTGGCGGCTCGCTCGGCGGATGGCTGGACGGCAGCTTCGATGCTCAAACCGTATTTCTGTTTGGCGCGCTGCTGGCCGCCGCATGGCTGATGATTAGCATCACGATGAGCGAACCACCGTATGTCAGCAGCCTGCGTATCGAGCTGTCGCCCGCTGCGCTGGCGGTATCAGATTTACGCGACCGCCTGCTGGCCCATCATGGGGTAAAAGACGCCATGATTATCACCGATGAACACAGCGCCTACGTAAAAATCGACAGCAAAGAAACCAATCGGATAGAGGTGGAAACGCTGATTAACGAAGCGGCCGCGGCGGCCTGATTTGAAAGGACTTACCCCTCCCGCAGACGAGAGGGGTAAAGATTAATCGCGGAAGTTATTGAACTGGAAAGGCTGGCCAAGATTGCCACCGCGCACCAGAGCCATCACGCCCTGTAAATCGTCGCGAGACTTTCCGGTAACCCGCAGCTGCTCGCCCTGAATCTGGGTTTGCACCTTCAGTTTGCTGTCTTTAATCAGCTTCACTATCTTCTTCGCCATTGGCGCTTCGATGCCCTGCTTGAGCTTCGCTTCCACGCTCCAGGTTTTACCGCTGTGCTCAAACTCTTCTGGCACATCAAGAGAGCTACCCTCAATGTTACGCTTCAACAGCTTAGCGCGCAGAATATCCAGCAGCTGGCTTACCTGAAAATCAGACTCACTGACAACTTTGATGCTCTTATTTGTGTCATTGAGTTCAAAAGAAGCGGTAACACCGCGAAAATCAAAGCGGGTAGCCAGCTCGCGTTCGGCGTTTTCCACCGCGTTGCGGACTTCCTGCATATCAATTTCAGAAACAATATCGAAAGATGGCATGATTTCTTTCTCCCTTACAGTATGCTGCGTTGCATAATACCCGCTGAGCCGGACAAAACAACCTGTTAAGACAAGATGCCCCCACACAGCGCTATAATAGAGCCATTCATCAGGCCAATTGCCCGCTCAGGCAGGAGAAATAATGAAGATAACCGTATTGGGATGCGGTGCGCTGGGCCAGCTTTGGATGGCCGCATTGCATCGTCAGGGACATCAGGTTCAGGGCTGGCTGCGCGTTCCACATCCCACCTGTGAGATTCAACTTACCGACATTGATGGCAGCTACTTTCACGTCGTTCTGCCGGCTAACGATCCTCTTCACCTGGCCGAAAGTGAACTGTTGCTGGTCACACTCAAAGCCTGGCAGGTTTCCGACGCGGTACAACCTTTAACCGGGCAGCTTCCTAAACACAGCCCGATAGTGCTGATGCATAACGGTATGGGGACTCACGAAGAGTTGGCGCGTATTAGTCAGCCGCTGCTTCAGGCAGTAACGACTCAGGCCGCCTGGCGCGAAGGGCAGAAAGTCACCCACGTCGCGAATGGCATGACACACCTTGGGCCGCTAACCGCCAACGCTCACCCGCACAGCGGGCTGGCCGCTATTCTGCATACTGCGTTGCCGGTCGTGGGTTGGCACGACAACATTAGCGCGGCCATATGGAAAAAACTGGCGGTCAACT
This genomic interval from Salmonella enterica subsp. enterica serovar Choleraesuis contains the following:
- a CDS encoding UPF0234 protein, whose translation is MPSFDIVSEIDMQEVRNAVENAERELATRFDFRGVTASFELNDTNKSIKVVSESDFQVSQLLDILRAKLLKRNIEGSSLDVPEEFEHSGKTWSVEAKLKQGIEAPMAKKIVKLIKDSKLKVQTQIQGEQLRVTGKSRDDLQGVMALVRGGNLGQPFQFNNFRD
- the cyoE gene encoding protoheme IX farnesyltransferase: MIKQYLQVTKPGIIFGNLISVIGGFLLASKGQIDYPLFLYTLAGVSLVVASGCVYNNVIDRDIDRKMERTKNRVLVRGLISPNVTLVYATGLGIAGFLTLWFGANPLAMWLGVMGFVVYVGVYSLYMKRKSVYGTLIGSLSGAAPPVIGYCAVTGEFDTGALILLAIFSLWQMPHSYAIAIFRFKDYQAANIPVLPVVKGISVAKNHITLYIIAFMVATLMLSLGGYAGYKYLVVAAAVSVWWLGMALSGYKTENDKVWARKLFVFSIVAITSLSVMMSVDFMVPDSQNLMAYVW
- a CDS encoding 2-dehydropantoate 2-reductase encodes the protein MKITVLGCGALGQLWMAALHRQGHQVQGWLRVPHPTCEIQLTDIDGSYFHVVLPANDPLHLAESELLLVTLKAWQVSDAVQPLTGQLPKHSPIVLMHNGMGTHEELARISQPLLQAVTTQAAWREGQKVTHVANGMTHLGPLTANAHPHSGLAAILHTALPVVGWHDNISAAIWKKLAVNCVINPLTALYDCPNGELANREDEVKELCREVAAVMIREGLHSTSEDLTDYVFQVIEATAANISSMLQDVRAERHTEIDYITGYLCRRARAHGIATPANNRLYESMKRKESHYERHSASLPGAWQ
- a CDS encoding MFS transporter; this encodes MNDNRMTPTERRATWGLGTVFSLRMLGMFMVLPVLTTYGMALQGASESLIGLAIGIYGLAQAVFQIPFGLLSDRIGRKPLIVGGLMVFVLGSVVAALSDSIWGIILGRALQGSGAIAAAVMALLSDLTREQNRTKAMAFIGVSFGVTFAIAMVLGPIITHSLGLHALFWMIALLASLGILITLWVVPDSRNHVLNRESGMVKGCFTQVLANPKLLRLNFGIMALHIMLMSTFVALPGELEQAGLPAAQHWKVYLATMLISFVAILPFIIYAEAKRKMKRVFVGCVGLLVVAEIVLWGAGPHFWELVLGAQLFFLAFNLMEALLPSLISKESPAGFKGTAMGIYSTSQFLGVAIGGSLGGWLDGSFDAQTVFLFGALLAAAWLMISITMSEPPYVSSLRIELSPAALAVSDLRDRLLAHHGVKDAMIITDEHSAYVKIDSKETNRIEVETLINEAAAAA
- a CDS encoding cytochrome ubiquinol oxidase subunit I, translated to MLGKLTLDAVPFHEPIVMVTIAAIVVGGLALVAAITYFGKWSYLWKEWITSVDHKRLGIMYILVALVMLIRGFADAIMMRSQQVLASAGEAGFLPPHHYDQIFTAHGVIMIFFVAMPFVIGLMNLVVPLQIGARDVAFPFLNNLSFWFTVVGVILVNLSLGVGEFGQTGWLAYPPLSGIEYSPSVGVDYWIWSLQLSGIGTTLTGINFFVTILNMRAPGMTMFKMPVFTWASLCANVLIIASFPILTVTIALLTLDRYLGTHFFTNEMGGNMMMYINLIWAWGHPEVYILILPVFGVFSEIAATFSRKRLFGYTSLVWATVCITVLSFIVWLHHFFTMGSGANVNAFFGITTMIIAIPTGVKIFNWLFTMYQGRIVLNSAMLWTVGFIVTFTVGGMTGVLLAVPGANFVLHNSLFLIAHFHNVIIGGVVFGCFAGMTYWWPKAFGFTLNEKWGVRAFWFWIIGFFVAFMPLYVLGFMGMTRRLSQNIDPQFHPLLVVAACGAALIALGVLSQVIQIYVSIRDREQNRDLTGDPWGGRTLEWATSSPPPFYNFAIVPQVHERDAFWELKEQGVAYKKPEHYEEIHMPKNSGAGVVIAAFATVFGFAMIWHIWWLAIASFLGIVITWIVKSFDDDVDYYVPVAQVEALENQHFDEINKAGLK
- the cyoA gene encoding ubiquinol oxidase subunit 2, with translation MLTLIAGAALLSGCDSALLDPKGQIGLEQRSLILTAFGLMMIVVIPAILMAIGFAFKYRATNKDAKYSPNWSHSNKVEAVVWTVPILIILFLAILTWKTTHSLDPYKPLASDQKPMTIEVVSMDWKWFFIYPEQGIATVNEVAFPENTPVEFKITSNSVMNSFFIPRLGSQIYAMAGMQTKVHLIANEAGTYDGISSSYSGPGFSGMKFKAIATPDQATFDQWVAKVKQSPSTIDDMAAYEKLAAPSENNSVQYFSSVKPDLFKDVVGKFMSHGSHMGMPTPEGEHNAHEGMEGMTMSNTETSHMGAEE
- the cyoD gene encoding cytochrome bo(3) ubiquinol oxidase subunit 4 codes for the protein MSHATDSSGASHGSVKTYMTGFILSIILTVIPFWMVMNGTASHGTLITVIVATAVIQILVHLVCFLHMNTSSEERWNLVAFIFTVLIIAIVVVGSIWIMWNLNQNMMLD
- a CDS encoding cytochrome o ubiquinol oxidase subunit III, translating into MATDTLNHANAHAHDHGHHDAGTNKIFGFWIYLMSDCILFASLFATYVVLSGGTAGGPTGKDIFELPFVLVETFLLLLSSITYGMAVIAMHKDNGSKVISWLALTFLFGAGFVAMEIYEFHHLIVEGYGPQRSGFLSGFFGLVGTHGLHVTCGLIWMAVMMIQVSRRGLTSTNRTRLMCLSLFWHFLDVVWICVFSVVYLMGAM